A single window of Nocardia sp. NBC_01327 DNA harbors:
- a CDS encoding TetR/AcrR family transcriptional regulator, producing MTAATPVRSGPNARADARRNRALVLAAAQRAFVEFGTEVSLAEIARRAGVGAGTVHRHFPSKNHLLEAVMQLRIDRLTALALGYRDAPDAGAAYFAFCAEVVTSTIGNGALCELFDNDGWPRDGLREAGERFHLALGQLLAAAQRQHAVRGDLTVPDVLALFTGCVAIQRISTAQPGLARPAALVLEAMRATTPERRVTKPRNPAAARDENAPRNVTALCPVCATPLRPTGTGRPARYCSPACRQKAHRRRHSVAAAGTAADAVAGAAIGTAAIADTGGTTAIAAAGATAIAVGATVAPGRHTAN from the coding sequence ATGACCGCAGCAACCCCGGTCCGCTCCGGACCCAATGCCCGCGCCGATGCCCGCCGCAATCGCGCCCTCGTACTGGCGGCCGCGCAGCGGGCCTTCGTCGAGTTCGGCACCGAGGTGTCGCTGGCGGAGATCGCGCGCCGCGCCGGGGTCGGCGCGGGCACCGTGCACCGGCATTTCCCCAGCAAAAACCATCTGCTGGAGGCGGTGATGCAATTGCGGATCGACCGTCTCACCGCCCTCGCGCTGGGATATCGGGACGCACCCGATGCCGGAGCCGCCTACTTCGCCTTCTGCGCCGAGGTGGTGACCTCCACCATCGGAAACGGTGCGCTCTGCGAACTCTTCGACAATGACGGCTGGCCGCGCGACGGCCTGCGCGAGGCGGGGGAGCGCTTCCACCTGGCGCTGGGGCAATTGCTCGCCGCCGCACAGCGGCAGCATGCGGTGCGCGGCGACCTCACGGTGCCCGATGTGCTGGCCCTGTTCACCGGATGTGTTGCCATCCAGCGCATATCGACGGCCCAGCCCGGTCTCGCCCGGCCCGCGGCGCTCGTGCTGGAGGCCATGCGCGCGACCACCCCGGAGCGGCGCGTAACGAAACCCCGAAATCCCGCCGCTGCCCGTGACGAAAACGCCCCGCGTAACGTAACCGCGCTCTGCCCGGTCTGCGCCACCCCCCTGCGCCCCACCGGCACCGGCCGCCCGGCCCGGTACTGCTCACCCGCCTGCCGCCAGAAGGCCCACCGCCGCCGCCATTCCGTCGCCGCCGCCGGAACAGCAGCAGATGCGGTCGCCGGGGCCGCCATCGGCACTGCCGCCATCGCCGATACCGGCGGCACGACGGCCATCGCCGCTGCGGGCGCTACCGCGATTGCTGTCGGAGCGACCGTTGCCCCCGGGCGCCACACGGCCAATTAG
- a CDS encoding cupin domain-containing protein, translating to MAEQSDGRTLPATVTRTIELDVRFPQPKLTERVEVRRIRMSAGTLAGLHVHNGPVFGSIVTGTVLFQLEGEPETVLGPGDVFYEPETARIARFDAGDTDVEFLGYFLLAADQQPELEFPE from the coding sequence ATGGCAGAACAGAGCGACGGCCGAACCCTACCGGCGACGGTGACGCGCACGATCGAGCTGGATGTGCGGTTCCCGCAGCCGAAACTCACAGAGCGAGTGGAGGTTCGCCGCATTCGCATGTCCGCCGGCACCCTCGCGGGACTACACGTCCACAATGGCCCGGTATTCGGCAGCATTGTTACCGGAACCGTCCTCTTCCAACTGGAGGGCGAGCCCGAAACCGTCCTCGGCCCCGGCGACGTCTTCTACGAGCCCGAAACCGCGCGCATCGCCCGCTTCGATGCGGGCGACACCGACGTCGAATTCCTCGGCTACTTCCTCCTGGCGGCAGATCAGCAGCCCGAACTCGAATTCCCGGAGTAG
- a CDS encoding alpha/beta hydrolase, with product MRRRWTAIIAPVLLSGLLSAGPATAQDAPQCRPRTSAPMAGLVPVSGTPVDSRTTLYTFRSAAVGDIAPDGLVRVRVTLPSGYETGTARYPVLMHLHGANNSPTTWPAAEVEQVIGDTPVIVVQPEGGPGGFYSDWYGTPVSGSDPLNGPVPFPPPAWETFHLRELLPWVDATFRTTGHRAVAGSSMGSFGAMSYAARNPGVFDAAASLSGAVNIDGLSATVPLLLDAADPCIWGDRTAQAANWAAHNPTDLADRLRGTSLYVTAGDGLPGVHDDASTEARFAVLEVLIRHLTDDFVAALNQHDVPVTTEFHHGTHPGPDDLNRFYDFDALRAFLPQAMAAMGATP from the coding sequence ATGAGGCGCCGCTGGACCGCGATCATCGCCCCGGTGCTGCTGTCCGGACTGCTCAGTGCGGGGCCCGCGACCGCACAGGACGCACCGCAGTGCCGGCCGAGAACCTCGGCGCCGATGGCCGGACTCGTCCCCGTGTCGGGCACCCCGGTGGATTCGCGCACCACGCTCTACACGTTCCGGTCGGCCGCGGTCGGCGATATCGCGCCGGACGGGCTCGTCCGCGTCCGGGTCACACTGCCCAGCGGATACGAGACCGGAACCGCCCGCTATCCCGTGCTGATGCACCTGCACGGAGCCAACAACTCACCGACCACCTGGCCCGCCGCCGAGGTCGAGCAGGTCATCGGGGACACGCCCGTGATCGTCGTGCAGCCCGAAGGCGGACCGGGCGGCTTCTACAGCGACTGGTACGGCACTCCGGTGAGCGGATCGGATCCCTTGAACGGGCCGGTGCCGTTCCCGCCCCCGGCGTGGGAGACCTTCCACCTCCGCGAACTGCTGCCCTGGGTGGACGCCACCTTCCGCACCACCGGGCACCGCGCGGTCGCGGGCAGTTCCATGGGCAGCTTCGGCGCAATGTCCTATGCGGCCCGCAATCCCGGCGTATTCGACGCGGCCGCATCGCTTTCCGGCGCGGTGAATATCGACGGCCTGTCCGCCACGGTGCCGCTGCTGCTCGACGCCGCCGATCCGTGCATCTGGGGCGACCGAACGGCGCAGGCCGCGAACTGGGCAGCCCACAATCCCACGGATCTGGCCGACCGGCTGCGCGGCACATCCCTGTACGTCACCGCGGGCGACGGCCTCCCCGGCGTGCACGACGACGCCTCCACCGAAGCCCGTTTCGCCGTGCTCGAGGTGCTCATCCGGCACCTCACCGACGACTTCGTCGCCGCACTGAACCAGCACGACGTCCCGGTCACCACCGAATTCCACCACGGCACCCACCCCGGCCCCGACGACCTCAACCGCTTCTACGATTTCGACGCCCTGCGGGCCTTCCTGCCGCAGGCGATGGCGGCGATGGGCGCGACCCCGTGA
- a CDS encoding LacI family DNA-binding transcriptional regulator codes for MTARDVAQAAGVSQTTVSFVLNDRADQTISESTRLAVLNAARRLDYVPSGAARNLRRGRSNVVLCVIPDIPVTEVMEVFRRGLSRVLEASGLTCVFLHTEDGTQLTGLWSHVDPVVVLSFGALGRADAEHIRRTGVALIDDLLGTSGKALTGLDQTQIGTLQVQHLVARGHTRIGFGAVGDPREAAFCAPRLRGAQEACSGLGLLPPVVLPVEYTRASGLAAARHWADQQVTAVAAFNDLVGLTLLAGARDAGLEVPADLAVVGVDDLPIAALVSPQLSTVAIDPLVLATALAGHIVAAAGMPESPTESSGSALRLIEREST; via the coding sequence GTGACAGCGCGGGACGTCGCGCAAGCGGCGGGCGTTTCGCAGACGACGGTGAGCTTCGTGCTCAATGATCGTGCCGACCAGACGATTTCGGAGAGCACCCGGCTGGCGGTCCTGAACGCGGCCCGCAGGCTCGACTACGTTCCCTCCGGCGCGGCACGGAATCTGCGCCGCGGACGCAGCAATGTCGTGCTGTGCGTGATTCCTGACATTCCCGTCACCGAGGTCATGGAGGTATTCCGCCGCGGACTGAGCCGTGTGCTCGAGGCGTCCGGATTGACGTGCGTATTCCTGCACACCGAGGACGGCACGCAACTCACCGGCCTGTGGTCGCACGTCGACCCGGTTGTAGTGCTGTCCTTCGGCGCTCTCGGCCGGGCCGACGCCGAGCACATTCGGCGGACCGGCGTCGCCCTCATCGATGACCTGCTCGGCACCTCCGGGAAGGCTCTGACCGGCCTGGATCAGACGCAGATCGGCACGCTGCAGGTGCAGCACCTCGTGGCGCGCGGGCACACCCGCATCGGGTTCGGCGCAGTCGGCGATCCCCGCGAAGCCGCCTTCTGCGCGCCGCGCCTGCGAGGTGCGCAGGAGGCGTGCAGTGGCCTCGGGCTGCTCCCGCCGGTCGTGTTGCCGGTCGAATACACCCGGGCGAGCGGTCTCGCTGCCGCGCGCCACTGGGCTGATCAGCAGGTCACCGCCGTCGCCGCTTTCAACGACCTCGTCGGGTTGACCCTGTTGGCCGGTGCGCGCGATGCCGGCCTCGAAGTGCCCGCAGACCTGGCGGTTGTCGGCGTGGACGACCTCCCCATTGCGGCGCTGGTCTCCCCGCAGCTGTCGACGGTGGCGATCGACCCGCTCGTCCTGGCCACCGCACTCGCTGGTCACATTGTCGCCGCCGCCGGAATGCCCGAATCTCCCACCGAGTCAAGTGGATCCGCGCTGCGGCTCATCGAACGGGAGTCGACCTGA
- a CDS encoding TetR/AcrR family transcriptional regulator has product MGITAEQLRADARSNRDQILNAALDVFRERGTEVPMKDIADHAGVGVGTLYRRFPDRDALLIATARAHLERLAELATAAWREEHTAWLGMCRFLRECAEMQLGAQAAAVGPATHQAMHVDPRLTGVRAAAVDLVTRMTAQAQADGDLRADIGPEDIALLMTVQVYTRGDESYTDAVDRVMRIMIDGLRPQQHS; this is encoded by the coding sequence GTGGGTATCACGGCCGAGCAGTTGCGGGCGGACGCGCGGAGCAATCGCGACCAGATCCTGAATGCCGCGCTGGACGTCTTCCGCGAACGCGGCACCGAGGTTCCGATGAAGGACATCGCCGACCACGCCGGCGTCGGAGTCGGCACGCTCTACCGGCGCTTCCCCGACCGGGACGCCCTCCTGATCGCCACCGCGCGCGCCCATCTGGAGCGCCTGGCGGAGCTGGCCACCGCCGCCTGGCGTGAGGAGCACACCGCCTGGCTCGGCATGTGCCGCTTCCTCCGCGAATGCGCCGAAATGCAATTGGGCGCACAGGCCGCCGCGGTCGGCCCCGCCACCCACCAGGCCATGCACGTCGACCCGCGCCTGACCGGAGTCCGCGCCGCCGCAGTCGATCTGGTCACCCGAATGACGGCCCAGGCCCAAGCCGACGGCGACCTCCGCGCCGATATCGGCCCCGAGGACATCGCCCTGCTGATGACCGTGCAGGTCTACACCCGCGGCGACGAGTCCTACACCGACGCGGTCGACCGCGTCATGAGGATCATGATCGACGGCCTACGGCCACAACAGCATTCATAG
- a CDS encoding FAD-dependent monooxygenase: MSAKVLISGAGVGGSTLAHWLGRSGFEVTVVERAAGQRSSGNPVDVRGAAADVVADMGVLPELRKAATNVARISFVDANGRRRVSMPTKNSGVSADRDIELARADLARILLDAAREHAEMRWGDTITGLTPRDSGVAVTFENSAPQTFDYVVGADGLHSNVRRLAFGPESQFVRHMGIYVATLPVDRVYGDADEVVMYNMPGRSISVHPAGGKPLAAFMFRSPVVPGFDYRDIEQHRRLLLETFDGPAGIFGDLFDQVRAADDLYFDAVSRVDLPRWSKGRITLLGDSASSVSLFGDGSSLAIAAGHTLAEELGRTPGEPDIALRRYEQRHRRVAGPKQRGARAAGALIVPGSRLAILLRDTAARFVR, translated from the coding sequence ATGAGCGCAAAAGTCCTGATTTCCGGAGCCGGTGTCGGCGGCTCGACCCTGGCTCACTGGCTCGGCCGCAGTGGGTTCGAGGTGACGGTGGTCGAGCGCGCCGCCGGGCAGCGGTCCAGTGGTAACCCCGTCGATGTGCGCGGCGCCGCGGCGGATGTGGTGGCCGACATGGGCGTACTGCCGGAATTGCGCAAGGCGGCAACGAATGTCGCGCGCATCAGTTTCGTCGACGCGAACGGCCGTCGCCGAGTCTCGATGCCCACCAAGAACTCCGGCGTCTCCGCCGACCGGGATATCGAGCTGGCCCGCGCCGACCTCGCCCGCATCCTCCTCGACGCGGCGCGCGAGCATGCCGAAATGCGCTGGGGCGACACCATCACCGGACTCACGCCGCGGGATTCCGGTGTCGCGGTGACCTTCGAGAACAGTGCGCCGCAGACCTTCGACTATGTGGTCGGCGCGGACGGGCTGCACTCGAATGTGCGCAGGCTCGCCTTCGGCCCGGAGTCGCAGTTCGTGCGGCATATGGGCATCTACGTCGCCACGCTTCCGGTGGACCGGGTGTACGGCGATGCGGACGAGGTCGTCATGTACAACATGCCCGGGCGCTCGATCTCGGTGCATCCGGCGGGTGGAAAGCCGCTCGCGGCCTTCATGTTCCGCAGTCCTGTCGTGCCCGGCTTCGACTATCGCGATATCGAGCAGCATCGGCGGTTACTGCTGGAGACCTTCGACGGACCGGCCGGAATCTTCGGTGATCTCTTCGATCAGGTGCGCGCGGCCGACGACCTCTACTTCGATGCCGTCAGCCGAGTCGACCTGCCCCGCTGGTCGAAGGGCCGCATCACGCTGCTCGGCGATTCCGCCTCCAGCGTCTCACTTTTCGGTGACGGTTCCAGTCTCGCCATCGCGGCGGGGCACACCCTCGCCGAGGAATTGGGCCGCACTCCAGGCGAACCGGACATCGCGCTGCGCCGCTACGAACAGCGGCACCGCCGGGTGGCGGGCCCCAAGCAGCGCGGCGCCCGCGCCGCCGGGGCTCTCATCGTGCCCGGCAGCCGGCTGGCAATCCTGCTGCGCGACACCGCCGCCCGGTTCGTGCGCTGA
- a CDS encoding DUF2237 family protein has translation MTDRNVLGGSLEECGTDPLTGFYRDGCCSTGPEDLGSHTVCTVVTAEFLEHQKSIGNDLLTPRPENNFPGLQPGDRWCVVAVRWLHAHEDGVAAPVVLAATHENALEVVPMETLRKYAVDVPDDVSDLL, from the coding sequence GTGACCGATCGAAATGTGCTTGGGGGATCGCTGGAGGAGTGTGGCACCGATCCTCTCACCGGCTTCTACCGGGACGGCTGCTGCAGCACCGGTCCCGAAGACCTTGGTAGCCACACCGTGTGCACCGTGGTGACCGCAGAATTCCTGGAGCACCAGAAGTCGATCGGCAACGACCTTCTCACTCCGCGGCCGGAGAACAACTTCCCCGGCCTGCAACCCGGTGACCGCTGGTGTGTGGTGGCGGTGCGCTGGCTGCACGCCCACGAGGACGGAGTGGCGGCGCCGGTGGTGCTGGCCGCCACCCATGAGAACGCGCTCGAAGTGGTCCCCATGGAAACTCTCCGCAAATACGCCGTGGACGTTCCGGACGATGTCAGCGATCTGCTCTGA
- the ftsY gene encoding signal recognition particle-docking protein FtsY: MTAQAWILIAAIAAVLLVAFVSGFVLYKRRRISLTPAAEETQAELTDRSGGYAASGGFNFSQGGGTATLPKPEPEPVRIERTDTDGQPQIGDDAAVPRDSGKRTIQDIPLPAPVQGPELAPEAPAEEQAAEAVAPADAETVEPTAAPVEAEAEAPVEAAAPEIIEPAAPAETAVDTAPVAADTATPAAPELDIDFIPEIDPTAGRLTRLRGRLARSQNAVGKSLLGLLGGGDLDEDSWEEIEDTLVMADLGTAVTATIVARLREEMAARTVRTADEARAVLREVLIEALCPELDRSIRALPHADHPAVLLVVGVNGTGKTTTTGKLARVLVADGRRVLLGAADTFRAAAADQLQTWGERVGADTVRGKEAADPASVAFDAVSVGIERGVDVVLIDTAGRLHTKTGLMDELDKVKRVVEKRAKVDEVLLVLDATVGQNGLTQARVFAEVVDITGVALTKLDGTAKGGIVFQVQHELGVPVKLVGLGEGADDLAPFEPGAFVDALLG, translated from the coding sequence GTGACTGCACAAGCTTGGATCCTCATTGCCGCCATCGCCGCGGTCCTGCTGGTGGCGTTCGTTTCCGGATTCGTCCTGTACAAGCGCCGCCGCATCTCTCTGACCCCGGCCGCCGAAGAGACGCAGGCGGAACTCACCGACCGGTCGGGAGGGTATGCGGCATCGGGAGGATTCAACTTCAGTCAGGGCGGCGGCACAGCCACGCTGCCCAAGCCCGAACCGGAGCCGGTGCGCATCGAGCGCACCGATACCGATGGGCAGCCGCAGATCGGCGACGATGCGGCGGTTCCCCGGGATTCGGGCAAGCGCACCATCCAGGACATCCCGCTGCCCGCGCCGGTTCAGGGACCGGAGCTCGCGCCGGAGGCTCCTGCCGAGGAGCAGGCCGCCGAGGCGGTAGCGCCTGCCGACGCCGAGACGGTCGAGCCGACCGCAGCTCCCGTCGAAGCCGAAGCCGAAGCGCCGGTCGAAGCCGCAGCCCCCGAGATCATCGAGCCGGCCGCGCCAGCCGAGACCGCTGTCGACACCGCCCCTGTCGCAGCCGACACGGCCACCCCGGCCGCGCCCGAACTCGATATCGACTTCATCCCCGAAATCGACCCCACCGCAGGCCGTCTCACCCGCCTGCGCGGCCGTCTCGCCCGCTCCCAGAACGCTGTCGGCAAATCCCTGCTCGGCCTGCTCGGCGGCGGCGATCTCGATGAGGACTCCTGGGAGGAGATCGAGGACACCCTGGTCATGGCCGATCTGGGCACCGCCGTCACCGCCACCATCGTCGCGCGGTTGCGCGAGGAGATGGCCGCGCGGACCGTGCGTACCGCCGACGAGGCGCGCGCCGTGCTCCGCGAGGTGCTGATCGAGGCCCTGTGCCCGGAACTGGACCGCTCGATTCGCGCCCTACCGCATGCCGATCACCCGGCCGTGCTGCTGGTCGTGGGCGTGAACGGCACCGGAAAGACCACCACCACAGGCAAACTCGCGCGCGTCCTGGTGGCCGACGGCCGCCGCGTCCTGCTCGGCGCCGCGGACACCTTCCGCGCCGCCGCCGCCGATCAGCTGCAAACCTGGGGCGAACGGGTCGGCGCGGACACCGTGCGCGGCAAGGAGGCCGCGGATCCGGCCTCGGTCGCCTTCGACGCCGTCAGCGTCGGGATCGAGCGTGGCGTGGATGTGGTGCTCATCGATACCGCCGGCCGCCTGCACACCAAAACCGGCCTGATGGACGAGCTGGACAAGGTCAAGCGGGTCGTGGAGAAGCGGGCCAAGGTCGACGAGGTGCTGCTGGTGCTCGATGCCACGGTGGGTCAGAACGGGCTCACGCAGGCCCGGGTTTTCGCGGAGGTCGTCGATATCACCGGCGTCGCGCTGACGAAGCTGGACGGTACTGCCAAGGGCGGCATCGTTTTCCAGGTGCAGCACGAGCTCGGCGTACCGGTGAAACTGGTCGGTTTGGGAGAGGGAGCGGACGATCTCGCACCCTTCGAACCGGGCGCCTTCGTGGACGCTTTGCTCGGCTGA
- a CDS encoding ammonium transporter, translated as MLASSALVLLMTPGLAFFYGGMVRGKNVLNMIMMSISAMGLIGVLWVIYGFSVGFANDKFGGLIGDPGQFFGLKGLIGSNGAAAVAADAANGVTAADAVKIPLAGTIPMTVFVAFQLMFAIITVALISGAVADRLKFGAWLLFAGVWATVVYFPVAHWVFDADVKDAAGNVIHHGGWLINKVQAIDFAGGTAVHINAGAAGLALCIVLGKRKGWPTTPMRPHNLTMVMLGAGLLWFGWYGFNAGSAVSSNGLAGSTFMTTSIATCAAMLAWLLVEKIRDGKPTTLGAASGIVAGLVAITPSCSSVNVLGALAVGAVAGIACALAVGLKFKLGFDDSLDVVGVHLVGGVIGTLMIGFFLAPESGASQGLGGAKGIFYGGGFDQLGKQAIGAFSVLAFSFIVSLILAYAIKFTIGLRVDEEAEFVGLDESEHAESAYDFAAVGGTARSTAVKEA; from the coding sequence ATGTTGGCTAGCTCCGCGCTAGTGCTGTTGATGACGCCTGGACTGGCGTTCTTCTACGGCGGCATGGTCCGTGGCAAGAACGTCCTGAACATGATCATGATGAGTATCAGCGCGATGGGCCTCATCGGCGTGCTCTGGGTGATCTACGGATTCTCGGTCGGCTTCGCGAACGACAAGTTCGGCGGTCTGATCGGTGACCCCGGCCAGTTCTTCGGTCTGAAGGGCCTGATCGGCAGCAATGGCGCGGCGGCAGTCGCAGCCGACGCGGCGAACGGGGTGACGGCCGCCGATGCGGTGAAGATCCCGCTCGCCGGAACTATCCCGATGACCGTGTTCGTCGCTTTCCAGCTGATGTTCGCGATCATCACCGTCGCCCTGATTTCGGGCGCCGTCGCCGACCGCCTGAAGTTCGGCGCCTGGCTGCTGTTCGCCGGCGTCTGGGCAACGGTCGTGTACTTCCCGGTCGCGCACTGGGTCTTCGACGCGGACGTGAAGGACGCCGCGGGCAATGTGATCCACCACGGTGGCTGGCTGATCAACAAAGTGCAGGCCATCGACTTCGCGGGTGGTACCGCGGTCCACATCAACGCCGGTGCGGCAGGCCTCGCGCTCTGCATCGTGCTCGGTAAGCGCAAGGGTTGGCCGACCACCCCGATGCGCCCGCACAACCTGACCATGGTCATGCTCGGCGCCGGTCTGCTGTGGTTCGGCTGGTACGGCTTCAACGCCGGTTCGGCTGTCAGCTCGAACGGTCTCGCCGGCTCGACCTTCATGACCACCAGCATCGCCACCTGTGCCGCCATGCTCGCCTGGCTGCTCGTGGAGAAGATCCGCGACGGCAAGCCCACCACCCTCGGTGCCGCTTCGGGCATCGTGGCCGGTCTGGTCGCCATCACCCCGTCCTGCTCCTCGGTCAACGTGCTCGGCGCGCTGGCTGTCGGCGCCGTGGCCGGTATCGCCTGCGCCCTGGCCGTCGGCCTGAAGTTCAAGCTCGGCTTCGACGATTCGCTCGATGTCGTCGGCGTCCACCTCGTCGGTGGTGTCATCGGCACCCTGATGATCGGTTTCTTCCTGGCTCCCGAGTCCGGCGCCTCGCAGGGCCTGGGCGGCGCCAAGGGCATCTTCTACGGTGGCGGTTTCGATCAGCTCGGCAAGCAGGCCATCGGCGCCTTCTCGGTGCTGGCCTTCTCCTTCATCGTCTCGCTGATTCTCGCGTACGCCATCAAGTTCACCATCGGCCTGCGCGTCGACGAAGAAGCCGAGTTTGTGGGCTTGGACGAGTCGGAGCACGCTGAATCGGCATACGATTTCGCTGCTGTGGGTGGCACGGCACGTTCCACCGCCGTCAAGGAGGCATGA